A single Salmo salar chromosome ssa19, Ssal_v3.1, whole genome shotgun sequence DNA region contains:
- the LOC106579048 gene encoding leucine-rich repeat-containing protein 18 gives MAKGNKQSKEPKGRKITLKMAKLALKLTVDGKRRLDLSNMEIASFPKCILKLCDVDELDLSRNMLKKIPDSIDKFINLRWLDLHSNQLDHVPEAIGHLQNLYSLNLCNNLLSSIGLPNEIGLLQKLRSLNLGMNLLESIPSSIAALKELRHLGLFNNHLTRVPECLRNLPHLERVNLKCNPIPSGDDKGIDPIQRVECLYLVRDSCLCASCLKKVKDARQRVDSRLNRAPAHGRSIFAGLITPNSVAQEDQATWSKESH, from the exons ATGGCCAAGGGCAACAAGCAGTCAAAAGAGCCCAAAGGCCGGAAGATCACCCTAAAGATGGCAAAGCTGGCTCTGAAGCTGACCGTGGACGGCAAACGTCGGCTGGACCTCAGCAACATGGAGATTGCCAGCTTTCCCAAGTGCATCCTGAAGCTGTGTGATGTGGACGAGCTGGACCTGAGCCGCAACATGCTCAAGAAGATCCCTGACTCCATCGACAAGTTCATCAACCTCCGCTGGCTGGATCTCCACAGCAACCAGCTGGACCACGTCCCGGAAGCTATCGGGCACCTCCAGAACCTATACAGCCTCAACCTGTGTAACAACCTACTGAGCAGTATAGGACTCCCCAACGAGATCGGCCTCCTGCAGAAGCTGAGGAGCCTCAACCTGGGCATGAACCTCCTTGAAAGCATCCCGTCCTCCATCGCAGCCCTCAAGGAGCTGCGCCACCTGGGCCTGTTCAACAACCACCTGACCCGGGTGCCCGAGTGCCTCCGCAACCTGCCCCACCTTGAGAGAGTCAACCTGAAGTGTAACCCAATCCCCTCGGGGGATGACAAAGGCATAGACCCCATCCAGAGGGTGGAATGTCTGTACCTGGTGAGGGATAGCTGCCTGTGTGCCTCCTGCCTCAAGAAGGTCAAAGACGCCAGGCAGAGGGTGGACAGCAGGCTAAACAGAGCCCCTGCTCATGGGAGGTCCATATTCGCCGGCCTGATCACACCCAACTCGGTGGCGCAGGAGGACCAGGCCACCTGGAG TAAGGAATCTCACTAG